One part of the Nostoc sp. PCC 7120 = FACHB-418 genome encodes these proteins:
- a CDS encoding RNA-guided endonuclease InsQ/TnpB family protein — protein MIVLEFKAKGKTTQYNAIDEAIRTAQFVRNKSIRFWMDNRGVGQKELYRIAKSLRSEFSFVKALNSSACQASIERAYSSIARFYDSCKKSVPGKKGYPKFKKNSRSVEYKTSGWSLSQTRKQITFTDKKGIGKLKLKGTWDLSFYQLEQIKRVRLVRRADGYYVQFLISADNKVETQPTGKTIGLDVGLKEFYTDSNGYSEPNPRFYRTGEKRLKFRQKRVSRKKKGSTSRKRAINRLGRVHLKISRQREEHAKRVARCVIQSNDLVAYEDLRIKNLVKNHCLAKSINDAGWYQFRKWLEFFGVKFGRITVAVNPAYTSQECSNCGAMVKKSLSTRTHACECGFVMDRDWNAAINILKLALSTVGHTGTWVIDPNASGDSTSTHAGEILSEQVGSKIEESSPL, from the coding sequence ATGATTGTTTTAGAATTCAAAGCCAAAGGGAAAACAACTCAATACAATGCCATTGATGAGGCGATAAGAACAGCTCAATTTGTTCGCAATAAGAGTATCCGTTTTTGGATGGATAACCGAGGTGTAGGGCAAAAAGAACTGTATCGAATAGCCAAGTCTTTGAGGTCTGAATTCTCATTTGTGAAAGCTTTGAACTCTAGTGCTTGTCAAGCATCTATCGAACGGGCTTATAGCTCTATTGCTCGTTTCTACGACAGCTGCAAAAAGTCTGTTCCGGGCAAAAAAGGATATCCAAAGTTCAAGAAAAATTCTCGCTCAGTGGAATACAAAACGTCTGGGTGGTCACTTTCTCAGACTAGGAAACAAATAACATTCACCGACAAAAAGGGTATTGGCAAGCTAAAACTTAAAGGAACGTGGGATTTAAGCTTCTACCAATTAGAACAGATAAAACGAGTTAGGTTAGTCCGCCGTGCTGACGGGTACTATGTTCAATTTTTGATTAGTGCAGACAACAAAGTAGAAACACAACCCACTGGTAAAACCATTGGTTTAGATGTTGGACTAAAAGAGTTCTACACAGATAGCAATGGATATAGTGAACCTAACCCAAGATTTTATCGCACGGGAGAGAAACGCCTCAAGTTTAGACAAAAGCGCGTTTCTCGCAAAAAGAAAGGCTCTACCAGCCGTAAGAGAGCTATTAATAGGTTAGGGCGAGTACACCTCAAAATAAGTAGGCAACGTGAAGAACACGCCAAGAGAGTGGCGCGTTGCGTAATCCAGTCTAACGATTTGGTAGCCTATGAAGATTTGAGGATCAAGAATTTAGTTAAAAATCATTGTCTCGCTAAATCTATTAATGATGCTGGTTGGTATCAATTCAGAAAATGGTTGGAGTTTTTCGGAGTGAAGTTTGGCAGAATAACTGTTGCGGTTAACCCTGCCTATACATCGCAAGAATGCTCTAACTGTGGCGCAATGGTCAAAAAATCTCTATCAACCAGAACTCATGCTTGTGAATGTGGTTTCGTCATGGATAGGGATTGGAATGCGGCTATCAATATTCTGAAATTAGCCTTGAGTACCGTAGGTCATACGGGAACTTGGGTCATAGACCCGAACGCTTCAGGAGATTCGACCTCTACTCATGCTGGAGAAATCCTGTCTGAGCAAGTTGGGTCAAAGATTGAAGAATCTTCGCCCTTATAG
- a CDS encoding STAS domain-containing protein, with protein MSVHFNDEEGIIAEPLNLTVSLRGTREVRDNYQLFRLTGLLDAFSEPTFRKVLGGKIDEGPKHIILDLSQIDFVDSSGLGALVQLAKQAQTAEGTLQIVTNARVTQTVKLVRLEKFLSLQSTVDAAVENIKGA; from the coding sequence TTGAGCGTTCACTTTAACGACGAGGAGGGAATTATTGCTGAACCACTAAATCTAACCGTAAGCCTGAGAGGTACTCGTGAAGTCCGCGATAACTATCAGCTATTCCGCCTCACAGGTCTGTTAGATGCCTTTTCTGAGCCGACGTTTCGCAAGGTACTTGGCGGCAAAATTGATGAAGGCCCAAAGCATATTATTCTGGATCTTTCGCAAATTGACTTTGTTGACAGTTCCGGCTTGGGCGCTCTGGTGCAGCTAGCCAAGCAAGCTCAAACGGCCGAAGGAACCTTGCAAATTGTCACCAATGCACGCGTTACTCAAACTGTCAAGCTCGTTCGCTTAGAGAAGTTTCTCTCACTGCAATCCACAGTTGACGCAGCTGTAGAAAACATCAAGGGTGCTTGA
- the rlmB gene encoding 23S rRNA (guanosine(2251)-2'-O)-methyltransferase RlmB — protein MTNKPKKIKTVGEANRGQPVKIKGKRVIANPIRSQRNGESNSGSSSSSRPPRPRRQYSDSAPIRQYSDSAPIPKPQEDNDNDIIYGRHPVLSALQNQRGLNRIWVTPRLRYDPRFHNLILQAKDNGAVIDEVDTKRLDQITDQANHQGIAAQIAPYSYIDLYELIAQAKTVTDPVIVVADSITDPHNLGAIIRTAEAIGAQGLVIPQRRASGITSTVVKVAAGALENFPVARVVNLGRALEDLKEAGFWIYGTAAGGSEPLHTVSFRGPIVLVIGSEGEGLSMLTQRSCDVLVSIPLMGKTPSLNASVAAGMALYEIFRQRSLNTLYLDKLQKPL, from the coding sequence ATGACTAACAAACCTAAAAAAATTAAGACTGTCGGTGAGGCCAATCGCGGACAACCCGTAAAAATCAAGGGTAAACGCGTCATTGCCAATCCTATTCGCAGCCAAAGAAATGGGGAGAGCAATTCTGGCTCTAGCAGCAGTTCACGTCCTCCACGTCCGCGTCGTCAATATTCTGATTCAGCTCCTATTCGTCAATATTCTGATTCAGCCCCTATTCCCAAACCACAAGAGGATAACGACAACGATATTATCTATGGTCGTCATCCAGTCCTTAGTGCTTTGCAAAATCAACGTGGACTCAACCGCATCTGGGTAACTCCTCGACTACGTTACGATCCCCGGTTTCATAATTTGATTCTGCAAGCCAAGGACAATGGTGCAGTCATAGACGAAGTAGACACCAAACGCTTAGATCAAATCACCGACCAAGCTAATCACCAAGGCATAGCTGCACAGATTGCGCCCTACTCGTATATTGATTTATATGAATTAATCGCCCAGGCTAAAACTGTCACAGATCCCGTCATTGTGGTAGCTGATAGCATCACAGATCCCCATAATTTAGGGGCAATTATTCGTACAGCCGAAGCAATTGGCGCTCAAGGCTTGGTTATTCCCCAAAGAAGAGCATCCGGGATCACTTCTACAGTCGTGAAAGTAGCAGCAGGCGCTTTAGAAAACTTTCCTGTAGCCAGAGTTGTCAACCTTGGACGCGCTTTAGAAGATTTAAAAGAGGCAGGCTTCTGGATTTATGGAACTGCGGCTGGAGGTAGTGAACCTCTGCACACGGTCAGCTTCCGGGGACCCATTGTTTTGGTCATCGGCTCGGAAGGCGAAGGCTTGAGTATGTTAACTCAGCGCTCATGTGATGTTTTGGTATCAATTCCCCTGATGGGTAAGACCCCTAGTCTGAATGCCTCAGTTGCCGCAGGAATGGCGCTTTATGAGATTTTCCGCCAACGCTCATTAAACACTTTATACCTAGATAAATTACAAAAGCCTCTATGA
- the carA gene encoding glutamine-hydrolyzing carbamoyl-phosphate synthase small subunit codes for MPLSDAMPALLVLADGTAYRGWSFGATGTTIGEVVFNTGMTGYQEVLTDPSYRGQIVVFTYPELGNTGVNPEDEESARPQVRGAIARNICHKPSNWRSTQSLPDYLKQHHIPGIFGIDTRALTRKIRMYGAMNGGISTEILDEAELLEQVQAAPNMAGLNLVREVTTSTVYEWSDPTTAVWEFNPDGTVKNGESLTVVALDFGVKRNILRRLASYGCRVIVVPADTSPEEILKYNPDGIFLSNGPGDPSAVTEGITTAKALLESEKPIFGICMGHQILGHALGAETFKLKFGHRGLNQPAGLTQRVEITSQNHSFAIDPDSLPEAVVEISHLNLNDRTVAGLRHKSLPIFSVQYHPEASPGPHDADYLFAQFVHQMRTTKQATTAEVS; via the coding sequence ATGCCCCTGTCTGACGCAATGCCTGCTCTCCTTGTCTTGGCAGATGGAACTGCTTACCGTGGTTGGTCTTTCGGTGCGACGGGAACCACCATTGGCGAAGTCGTCTTCAACACTGGTATGACTGGCTATCAAGAAGTATTGACAGATCCTAGTTACCGTGGTCAAATTGTCGTCTTCACCTATCCCGAATTGGGGAATACAGGCGTTAATCCTGAAGACGAAGAATCAGCACGTCCCCAAGTGCGGGGAGCGATCGCCCGCAATATTTGTCATAAACCGAGTAACTGGCGATCCACACAATCCTTACCCGACTACCTCAAACAGCACCACATCCCCGGTATCTTTGGTATAGATACCCGCGCCCTCACCCGCAAAATTCGGATGTACGGAGCCATGAACGGCGGTATTTCTACAGAAATTTTGGATGAAGCGGAGTTGTTAGAACAGGTACAAGCAGCTCCTAACATGGCAGGCTTAAACTTAGTCCGGGAAGTTACCACCTCTACAGTCTACGAATGGTCAGACCCTACAACAGCAGTTTGGGAATTTAACCCAGATGGTACGGTAAAGAATGGGGAATCCTTGACAGTTGTCGCCCTAGATTTTGGTGTTAAACGTAATATTTTACGTCGTTTAGCCAGTTATGGTTGCCGAGTCATTGTTGTACCTGCCGATACATCACCAGAAGAAATCCTCAAATACAATCCAGATGGTATTTTCCTCTCGAACGGCCCTGGCGACCCGTCGGCAGTTACAGAAGGTATTACCACAGCCAAAGCATTGCTCGAAAGCGAAAAGCCCATTTTCGGTATTTGTATGGGACACCAAATTTTGGGTCACGCCTTGGGAGCAGAAACCTTTAAGCTGAAATTTGGACATCGGGGTTTAAATCAACCAGCCGGTTTAACACAACGGGTAGAAATCACCAGCCAAAACCACAGCTTTGCGATCGACCCAGATTCTTTACCTGAGGCAGTTGTGGAAATCAGCCACCTCAATTTAAACGATCGCACTGTTGCAGGTCTGCGCCACAAATCTCTACCCATCTTTTCCGTGCAGTACCACCCAGAAGCCAGCCCAGGCCCTCACGATGCTGATTACTTGTTTGCCCAGTTTGTTCATCAAATGCGGACAACAAAACAAGCCACTACAGCAGAAGTGAGTTAA
- a CDS encoding Mini-ribonuclease 3: MKSQEEELLDKQGEDLKPDSSWDQALLATTAPLIQNISQTQLQQISPAALAYVGDAIYELYVRMFYLLPLQRSDAYHRLVVAQVRAETQALHLRSLTPYLRASELEIVRRGRNAAAGRPKRVNPEIYQQATSLEALIGYLYLTDFPRLTELLQKIHLEKEE, translated from the coding sequence GTGAAGTCCCAGGAGGAAGAGTTACTAGATAAACAAGGTGAAGACCTTAAGCCAGATTCATCTTGGGATCAAGCACTCTTGGCAACTACCGCGCCATTAATTCAGAATATCTCCCAGACACAATTGCAGCAGATTTCTCCTGCGGCTTTAGCTTATGTAGGGGATGCAATTTATGAACTGTATGTTAGAATGTTTTACCTGCTACCACTACAGCGATCAGATGCTTACCATCGTTTAGTAGTAGCACAAGTAAGAGCAGAAACACAGGCGCTACATTTGCGATCGCTGACTCCTTACCTGAGGGCAAGTGAATTAGAAATTGTCCGCCGAGGCCGTAATGCTGCCGCAGGTCGTCCCAAACGAGTTAATCCCGAAATATATCAACAAGCCACTAGTCTTGAAGCTTTAATAGGCTACCTTTATCTCACCGATTTCCCACGTTTAACCGAACTGTTACAGAAAATCCATCTAGAGAAAGAAGAATAA
- the queF gene encoding preQ(1) synthase has protein sequence MSNSSPETVSQPSQEVKYGEREIAEGQLITFPNPRVGRRYDINITLPEFTCKCPFSGYPDFATIYITYVPDERVVELKALKLYINSYRDRYISHEESANQILDDFVAACDPLEANVKADFTPRGNVHTVVEVRHTK, from the coding sequence ATGAGTAATTCTTCACCGGAAACTGTATCTCAGCCTAGCCAGGAAGTTAAGTATGGCGAACGGGAAATCGCAGAAGGACAACTAATTACCTTTCCCAATCCGCGTGTGGGTCGGCGCTATGATATTAATATTACTTTGCCGGAATTTACTTGTAAGTGTCCATTTTCCGGTTATCCTGACTTCGCCACCATTTATATTACCTATGTGCCTGATGAGCGAGTGGTGGAATTAAAGGCTCTCAAACTTTATATTAACAGTTACCGCGATCGCTACATTTCCCACGAAGAATCAGCCAACCAAATTCTTGATGATTTTGTCGCAGCTTGTGACCCTCTAGAGGCAAATGTTAAAGCTGATTTTACTCCCCGTGGGAACGTTCATACTGTGGTGGAAGTTAGGCACACGAAATAA
- a CDS encoding alpha/beta fold hydrolase: MAEKLNIHIQGQGFPILGLHGHPGSGRSLSVFTNHLSKRYKTIAPDLRGYGKSRFRGNFTMQDHLTDLEALLDRFQIEKCLVLGWSLGGILAMELALRLPQRVTGLILVATAARPRGNHPPISWQDNLYTGVAGLINYIKPSWRWNIENFGKRSLFRYLIQQHTPTAYNYIAREALPAYLQTSTSATHALNSALRLGYNRLADLEQIHCPSLLLAGAQDRHITADSSLETAQHLKHSQWQCYPHTAHLFPWEIPQQVINDIDLWLANNSQVMSNQ; encoded by the coding sequence GTGGCTGAGAAACTTAACATTCACATCCAAGGTCAAGGTTTCCCCATATTAGGATTACATGGACATCCTGGTAGTGGTCGGAGTCTTTCGGTTTTTACCAATCACTTATCAAAACGTTACAAAACTATTGCCCCTGATTTGCGTGGATACGGCAAAAGTCGCTTTCGTGGCAACTTTACCATGCAGGATCATTTAACCGACTTAGAAGCTTTATTAGATCGTTTTCAAATCGAGAAATGCCTAGTATTGGGATGGTCTTTGGGTGGGATTTTAGCAATGGAGTTGGCTTTGCGCCTACCACAGCGTGTCACTGGGCTGATTTTGGTGGCAACAGCAGCTAGACCCCGTGGTAATCATCCACCAATTTCTTGGCAGGATAATCTTTATACAGGTGTTGCTGGGTTAATAAACTATATCAAACCAAGCTGGCGCTGGAATATTGAGAATTTTGGCAAGCGATCGCTGTTTCGTTATCTCATACAACAACACACACCCACTGCCTATAATTACATAGCCAGAGAAGCCTTACCAGCTTATTTGCAAACTTCTACATCTGCCACTCACGCCCTTAACAGCGCCCTACGTTTAGGATACAACCGACTTGCAGACCTTGAGCAAATTCATTGCCCTAGTCTGCTACTGGCCGGCGCTCAAGATAGACACATTACAGCCGATTCCAGTTTAGAAACAGCCCAACATCTCAAACATAGTCAGTGGCAATGCTACCCTCATACCGCCCATCTTTTCCCTTGGGAAATCCCCCAGCAGGTAATAAACGATATTGACCTGTGGTTAGCAAACAACTCACAGGTAATGAGCAATCAATAA
- a CDS encoding DUF1816 domain-containing protein encodes MKTIWQNLKEITINTFNTFGLAWWVEITTQNPCCTYYFGPFLNSAEAKLAIKGYVEDLETEGAQGIGVNVKRCKPNNLTIAEDLGERLDRKVKPAFSGQM; translated from the coding sequence ATGAAAACAATTTGGCAAAACCTGAAAGAAATTACAATTAATACTTTCAATACTTTTGGCTTGGCTTGGTGGGTGGAGATTACTACTCAAAACCCATGCTGCACATACTACTTCGGGCCTTTTCTGAATTCTGCTGAGGCGAAGTTAGCCATCAAAGGCTACGTCGAGGATTTAGAGACGGAAGGAGCGCAAGGAATAGGTGTGAACGTGAAGCGCTGCAAACCCAATAACTTGACGATTGCTGAAGACCTGGGGGAACGTCTTGACCGCAAAGTAAAGCCTGCCTTTAGCGGTCAGATGTAA